A part of Candida albicans SC5314 chromosome 2, complete sequence genomic DNA contains:
- a CDS encoding aminopeptidase P (Ortholog(s) have role in negative regulation of transcription from RNA polymerase II promoter in response to iron and cytosol, nucleus localization), with protein MSSRVARAQCANCTCSPGLISRANRKSIYKRLSLNRRNSTPGSGSGCTSREGSIFTFNPSLCLPDAKEVNTSKRLESLRKQMKEHDLGIYIVPSEDQHQSEYVSAYDQKRSFISGFSGSAGIAIITRDMNSVGDTFEGTAALSTDGRYFTQAVDELDFNWILLKQGAKDEPNWKEWTIKQAVQLSLDSGSTVRIGVDPTLITYKLYKEFQSILDKELAKNEKVKIEFTAVKENLINKIWEQFEELPSRNFREIKSLDINFTGRNVQDKLADVKKHLTGDIKGIVISALDEVAWLLNLRGSDIQYNPVFYSFVILTEESTTLYIGENRLSEDIVESLKTAGITIEPYESFYSSLTTVSTKLSESNKKFYIPDNANWEVVRNLKCEFSQGLSPVEELKAIKNNVELEGAKIAHLKDGRALIKFFAWLEEQVIEKQELIDEIEADEKLTEFKQQEDNFVGLSFDTISATGANGAVIHYKPTKGQCSTINPRKLYLNDSGSQFLEGTTDVTRTVHFQKPSAEEITNYTLVLKGNIALSTLRFPQNTTGNLIDAIARQYLWKYGLNYAHGTSHGVGAYLNVHEGPIGIGPRPNAAAYALKAGNLISNEPGYYQEGDYGIRIENVMFIKESDLRYDGKAYLEFETVTKVPYCRRLIDIHLLNDEEISWINEYHADIWNSFHENFDKNSYTYKWLKRETEPLVKSK; from the coding sequence ATGTCAAGTAGAGTTGCTAGAGCACAATGTGCTAACTGTACCTGTTCCCCGGGTTTAATCTCAAGAGCCAATAGAAAGTCCATTTACAAAAGACTCAGTCTTAATAGAAGAAATTCAACACCAGGAAGCGGAAGTGGATGCACTTCAAGAGAAGGGTCTATTTTCACTTTTAATCCTTCCTTGTGTTTACCTGATGCCAAAGAGGTTAATACCTCCAAGAGATTAGAATCCTTGAGAAAGCAAATGAAAGAACACGATTTAGGTATTTACATTGTCCCATCTGAAGACCAACACCAATCTGAGTATGTTTCTGCGTACGaccaaaaaagaagtttTATTAGTGGATTTTCTGGTAGTGCTGGTATTGCGATTATTACTAGGGATATGAACAGTGTTGGTGACACGTTTGAAGGTACTGCTGCGTTATCTACTGATGGAAGATACTTTACTCAGGCTGTTGACGAATTGGATTTTAACTGgattttattaaaacaaGGAGCTAAGGATGAGCCAAACTGGAAGGAATGGACTATAAAGCAAGCAGTTCAGTTAAGTTTAGACAGTGGGTCCACTGTAAGAATTGGTGTTGATCCAACTTTGATCACCTACAAATTGTACAAAGAATTCCAGTCAATTCTTGACAAGGAGTTGGccaaaaatgaaaaagtgaaaattgaatttactGCCGTGAAAGAGAACTTGATTAACAAAATCTGGGAACAATTTGAAGAGTTGCCATCTAGGAATTTTAGAGAAATCAAGAGCTTGGATATAAATTTTACGGGTAGAAATGTGCAAGATAAATTGGCCGATGTTAAAAAGCATTTGACTGGTGATATTAAGGGAATAGTGATTTCTGCATTAGATGAAGTAGCTTGGCTATTAAACTTGCGTGGTCTGGATATCCAATATAACCCTGTGTTTTACAGTTTTGTGATACTCACAGAAGAGTCTACAACGCTTTATATTGGAGAAAATAGGTTACTGGaagatattgttgaaaGCTTAAAGACAGCAGGTATTACTATAGAACCATATGAATCCTTCTACTCAAGTTTGACCACGGTTTCAACAAAGTTATCTGAATCCAACAAGAAGTTTTATATACCAGACAATGCCAACTGGGAAGTAGTCCGTAATTTGAAATGTGAATTTAGTCAAGGATTATCACCGGTTGAGGAGTTAAAAGCAATAAAGAACAATGTCGAGTTGGAAGGTGCTAAAATTGCGCACTTGAAGGATGGTCGAGCTTTGATCAAGTTTTTTGCTTGGTTGGAAGAGCAAGTGATAGAGAAACAAGAGTTGATTGACGAAATTGAAGCTGATGAGAAATTGACTGAATTCAAACAGCAAGAAGACaattttgttggtttgtCTTTTGATACTATTAGTGCCACTGGAGCAAATGGAGCAGTGATTCACTACAAACCAACAAAGGGACAATGCTCCACTATTAATCCACGTAAActttatttaaatgattcTGGATCTCAGTTTTTGGAAGGTACTACCGATGTCACCAGAACGGTGCATTTCCAGAAACCAAGTGCTGAAGAAATTACAAACTATACATTGGTGTTGAAGGGAAACATTGCATTGTCAACTTTGAGATTCCCTCAGAACACTACGGGTAACTTGATTGATGCTATTGCTAGACAGTATCTTTGGAAGTATGGACTTAATTATGCACATGGTACTTCACATGGTGTTGGTGCTTATTTGAATGTGCATGAAGGTCCTATTGGGATTGGCCCAAGACCTAACGCTGCAGCTTATGCTTTGAAAGCTGGTAACTTGATTTCCAATGAACCTGGGTACTATCAAGAAGGGGATTACGGTATTCGTATTGAGAATGTGATGTTTATTAAGGAGAGCGATTTGAGATACGACGGTAAAGCATATTTAGAGTTTGAAACTGTCACTAAGGTTCCATACTGTAGACGTTTGATTGATATTCATTTGttaaatgatgaagaaatatcTTGGATTAATGAATACCACGCTGACATCTGGAACAGTTTCCATGAAAACTTTGATAAGAATAGCTATACTTATAAATGGTTGAAAAGAGAAACTGAACCTTTagtaaaatcaaaatag
- a CDS encoding DNA helicase (Predicted DNA-dependent ATPase/helicase; Spider biofilm induced) — protein MKVIKKRFFKPKEETLPSDEVPDPQSSAEPLHSLFVPDESEEEETTTSPKTNFEKDIIAIVGDISPIIMKYLYAKYSQKRNGAKFAVTELLTNPPDVEKLQQDSIASQSAKRPHTIVSYQEPPNKKVNINPDSASSNNEPLMWQRLIGSLNIQAMATXPDHETVEIPGKXKLKRITTKNSTMANSAIVRVYHNEREIGRIPEDWTRILSPLFDLNIAVFEASVLEETKSRLSTGDSFVIEIEVYLTNSSFAKNLDATENPIDLKKSNFDYSKESESEAALRLRQFAISNLFDRLAIKPLKVNDDTEDEEDISSQEINSGDVEHPVPEINLDQMKEFYQSNNQLKILEGLPETTTPPKENFALDLRSYQKHGLSWMLAREKELDVLEMLSNEDKLSSQSRKELENLGTMNPLWRKYKWPYATEATQDPTQNQTEKYFYANMYNGELSLEKPVIKSSLRGGILADEMGLGKTIATLALVNSVPYDNFPEPKSDRPYASQTTLIVVPMSLLFQWKSEFEKCNNNSRHVCRLHYGEDQETNLAWSLCNPDNSKIPIVMITTYGTVLNEFTRLSKRRNSKGELPKVGLYSVKFFRIILDEGHNIRNRNTKTAKSVYELQSSRKWILTGTPIVNRLDDLYSLTKFLELDPWNNFSYWKTFVTLPFEQKKISQTLDVVKSILEPIFLRRTKSQKKNGKPLVELPAKEVVIEQIKFNDDEEKLYQWFKDRAYASFAEGIKSGQLLRRYTQILTHILRLRQVCCHVDLIGGAHEMDDEIIEAEQDEDMRKFLTSIKENQIRFANDTDVKEKMYNLYGKIKEENECSICTQVPIPYSEMVVTPCAHTFCLSCILEHLDFQKELKKEKLCPNCRSPISKYQLFRIRNQPTKGNEIRFHIQKDAPDYSFQLYLYDPNRSSSKIQALVRHLKALHSQSPNSKVIVFSQFSSYLDIIQSELKLASEEFIVFKFDGRLNMNDRTKLLESFNQPLEDGKVAILLLSLKAGGVGLNLTTASRAYMMDPWWSPSIEDQAIDRIHRIGQNETVKVVRFIMENSIETKMLKIQERKKQIGEAVAAEEEERRKRRIEEIQILFEE, from the coding sequence ATGAAAGTTATAAAGAAAAGGTTCTTCAAACCCAAGGAAGAAACGTTGCCCTCAGATGAAGTGCCAGACCCACAATCATCTGCAGAACCTTTACATAGTTTGTTTGTTCCCGATGAgtctgaagaagaagaaacaacCACTTCTCCCAAAaccaattttgaaaaagatataaTTGCAATAGTTGGAGACATTTCCCctataataatgaaatatttatatgCAAAGTATTCACAGAAACGTAATGGAGCTAAGTTTGCTGTTACAGAGTTATTGACAAACCCTCCTGATGTTGAAAAGTTGCAACAGGATTCGATTGCTTCGCAGTCTGCCAAACGACCACACACAATCGTATCATACCAGGAACCTCCAAATAAGAAAGTGAATATTAACCCAGATAGTGCAAGTAGTAACAACGAACCGTTGATGTGGCAAAGGCTCATTGGTAGTTTGAATATACAGGCAATGGCAACGARACCCGACCATGAAACCGTTGAAATACCAGGAAARSYAAAACTTAAACGAATAACAACCAAAAACTCTACTATGGCAAATAGTGCAATAGTAAGAGTGTATCACAACGAACGAGAAATTGGTCGGATTCCCGAAGATTGGACCAGGATTCTTAGTCCTTTATTTGACTTAAACATTGCTGTATTTGAAGCATCGGTATTGGAAGAAACAAAGTCTCGGCTATCAACTGGAGACTCGTTTGTAATAGAAATTGAGGTCTACTTGACAAACTCTAGTTTTGCAAAAAATCTTGATGCCACTGAGAATCCGattgatttgaagaaatccAATTTTGACTACTCAAAGGAGAGTGAGAGTGAAGCTGCACTAAGACTTCGACAATTTGCAATTTCAAACTTGTTTGATAGGCTTGCAATCAAACCCCTCAAAGTTAATGATGACacagaagatgaagaagacaTATCAAGCCAAGAAATCAACTCTGGTGACGTAGAGCACCCAGTTCCTGAAATTAACCTAGACCAGATGAaagaattttatcaatCGAATAACCAACTTAAAATATTAGAAGGATTGCCTGAAACTACTACCCcaccaaaagaaaattttgcCCTTGATTTAAGAAGTTACCAAAAGCATGGTTTGTCGTGGATGCTTGCAcgtgaaaaagaattggatgTTTTGGAAATGCTTCTGAATGAGGATAAACTATCTTCACaatcaagaaaagaattggaaaacttGGGCACCATGAATCCACTTTGGAGAAAATACAAATGGCCATATGCTACAGAAGCAACTCAGGATCCAACACAAAACCAGACTGAAAAATACTTTTATGCCAATATGTATAATGGCGAATTGTCGCTTGAAAAACCAGTTATAAAATCAAGTTTAAGAGGTGGAATATTAGCGGACGAGATGGGATTGGGGAAAACAATTGCCACATTGGCATTAGTAAACTCCGTGCCGTACGATAACTTTCCTGAACCCAAGTCGGACAGGCCATACGCATCTCAAACTACATTAATAGTTGTTCCGATGTCGTTGCTTTTTCAGTGGAAGAGTGAGTTTGAGAAATGCAATAATAACAGTCGCCATGTTTGTCGTCTTCATTATGGTGAAGACCAAGAAACAAACCTAGCGTGGTCATTGTGTAACCCTGACAACTCCAAAATCCCTATTGTTATGATAACGACGTATGGTACAGTTTTAAACGAATTTACAAGATTATCCAAACGCCGCAATTCTAAGGGCGAATTGCCCAAGGTGGGTTTGTATTCAGTCAAGTTCTTCCGTATAATTTTAGATGAAGGTCATAATAttagaaatagaaatacTAAAACGGCCAAATCTGTTTATGAATTACAACTGAGTCGGAAATGGATTTTAACGGGGACTCCGATTGTCAATAGATTGGATGATTTGTATTCGCTAACCAAGTTTTTAGAGTTGGACCCATggaataatttttcatacTGGAAAACGTTTGTAACCCTACCTTTcgaacaaaaaaaaatatcgCAAACGTTGGATGTGGTAAAGTCTATTTTGGAGCCAATATTTTTGAGACGAACCAAGCTGCAGAAAAAGAATGGTAAACCATTGGTTGAACTTCCAGCGAAAGAAGTGGTGATAGAACAAATCAAGTTTAATGACGACGAAGAGAAATTATATCAGTGGTTCAAAGACCGTGCATATGCTTCTTTTGCTGAAGGGATAAAGTCTGGACAGTTGTTGCGTAGATACACTCAGATATTGACTCATATTTTACGTTTGAGACAGGTGTGTTGCCatgttgatttgattggGGGTGCACATGAAATGGACGATGAGATAATTGAAGCCGAACAGGATGAAGATATGAGAAAGTTTTTGAcatcaattaaagaaaaccAAATTCGATTTGCAAATGACACTGACGTCAAGGAAAAAATGTATAACTTGTACggaaaaatcaaagaagaaaacgaATGTTCTATATGCACACAAGTACCTATCCCATATAGTGAGATGGTTGTCACTCCTTGTGCTCATACATTCTGTTTATCGTGTATCTTGGAGCATTTGGATTTCCAGAAAGAGTTGAAAAAGGAGAAACTTTGCCCCAATTGCAGACTGCCGATCTCAAAGTACCAATTATTCCGAATCAGAAACCAACCCACCAAGGGAAACGAAATCAGGTTTCATATCCAGAAAGACGCTCCTGATTatagttttcaattgtattTGTACGATCCTAACCGatcttcttcaaaaatACAGGCTTTGGTAAGACACTTGAAGGCACTACATAGCCAATCGCCCAATCTGAAAGTCATTGTGTTTTCGCAATTTCTGTCGTATTTGGATATTATCCAAAGCGAGCTAAAACTAGCCAGTGAAGAATTTATAGTGTTCAAGTTTGACGGTAGACTTAATATGAATGATCGTACAAAATTGTTGGAATCTTTTAATCAGCCTTTGGAAGATGGAAAAGTAGCCATCTTGCTCTTATCTTTGAAAGCAGGTGGCGTGGGTTTAAATTTAACTACAGCATCAAGGGCATACATGATGGATCCGTGGTGGTCACCAAGTATAGAAGACCAAGCAATTGATAGAATTCATAGAATTGGCCAAAACGAGACTGTTAAAGTTGTTCGATTCATTATGGAAAACAGTATTGAAACcaaaatgttgaaaattcAAGAACGCAAAAAGCAAATTGGGGAAGCTGTTGCCgccgaagaagaagaaagacGAAAACGAAGAATCGAAGAAATACAAATCCTTTTTGAGGAATAG
- the PDR6 gene encoding Pdr6p (Putative pleiotropic drug resistance regulatory protein 6; transcript regulated by Nrg1; induced by alpha pheromone in SpiderM medium), giving the protein MSDELNIEGVARDIELLYSSSNALVIHELQERLQTYQKSEIGYQLGFKLLENSNKNVKYFGALTITVFLNTHDSSVIFENCFNQVLGVLIELSTTDFTGNLFIIKKLISNLSLLYIMNSEVANFDPVFRLLSAISGSKDTAMSTMISQLQDEKQLELLLLFLLILAEDIIKLPTQSPKLHTLIHNTVFKYCSVLFEYLYNNLPSISTRIILLSLDCLSSWVVYISVAETNSEERYNDDVQVFLQYLLKQLDIETNINNMEILNKSFTLFTEIIDNVPRILSPLRSTIFDILFGKNKFGTRYTKLICTSQEFRETYSLEIENYVNLVISYLGLNLVLITRNINDINVVNIIQMTMALSSIPGIPTEDENVSEQFIVFWEDFTETYIDDAEEMKPQFTADQDQANFIAKRNEILLEVSRIFFKKVLYYPAATKEFRSYRNSVAELFGSLYSLMGVSLYSSICDLICFNLDQQDRTTETFQNLEAGLYLIYKITSDIYFHDDHEEDDFGKVTLTPLINEMFNKHLVSVVEGAPEFVTKQLQITLLNVMSVLPFFYRNEVGSQHLPATFNFLFNIILNGANETISLIASRTVYKICQDSEEKLIPFLPNLELILLEMLKNPNIDDTIRERMTHSYISIARATKNPVDWGNRVHGVLMEIESCYSSLNEELEAYAVSLISCISEMSNASLLPEDVEDYLTLEQLNIHKAYWIEDPLEIRSKVLKNLKLFSLETNMLSRNSIVTEKCCNVLKYGFREELPGPFTFSVDIVFEYLVAKVQNCNTQSIPIIHGLLETIIITSFKTINPDATEILLNSIFIEIYSTIVSDVDLVKSSLDLFTTILEKRPALLLQTPFFSDTIIPFAIQPLYLHEIFVVKSVTKFWNTAITLKKGNSNDHQQIKDIINSSIQNTTIGVLLIEALLSGFVSAPRSAIEYYFPLFRTLIARMPLEVKNWIRHVLLNSSMGKAPLDSKESETFLNKLLLTRGQRQANDVLRDYWLQVNKLTNFIKYI; this is encoded by the coding sequence ATGTCAGATGAATTGAACATCGAAGGAGTAGCAAGagatattgaattattatacTCATCTAGCAATGCCTTGGTAATTCATGAGTTACAAGAAAGATTGCAGACTTATCAAAAAAGTGAAATTGGATACCAGCTAGGATTCAAGTTGTTGGAAAATAGCAATAAGAATGTAAAGTATTTTGGAGCTTTGACAATTACTGTATTTTTAAACACCCATGACTCATCAgttatatttgaaaattgtttcaatcAAGTTCTTGGGGTTCTTATCGAGTTGTCCACTACTGATTTCACAGGAAACTTATTTAtcatcaagaaattaataagtaatttatcattactaTACATTATGAATTCTGAAGTAGCCAACTTTGATCCAGTTTTTCGTTTATTATCAGCAATTCTGGGCTCCAAAGATACTGCCATGTCAACAATGATTTCCCAACTACAAGATGAAAAGCAGCTAGAATTGTTACTcttatttttgttgattttagCCGAAGATATCATAAAATTGCCAACCCAATCACCAAAATTGCACACATTAATCCATAACACTGTTTTCAAATACTGTTCAGTGTTGTTTGAATATCTTTACAACAATTTACCATCTATatcaacaagaattatACTATTGCTGTTGGATTGTTTGAGCTCATGGGTCGTATACATCTCCGTTGCAGAAACCAATTCTGAAGAAAGGTACAATGACGATGTCCAAGTGTTTTTACAGTACTTATTGAAACAACTAGATATTGAAActaatatcaacaatatggAAATTCTTAATAAATCGTTTACTTTATTCACggaaattattgataatgttCCACGAATACTATCTCCTTTGAGATCTacaatttttgatattcTTTTTGGAAAGAACAAGTTTGGCACACGTTATACAAAACTAATTTGCACTAGTCAAGAGTTTAGAGAGACGTATTCTTTGGAGATCGAAAATTATGTGAATTTAGTTATATCGTATCTAGGATtaaatttggttttgataACAAGAAATATTAACGACATCAATGTTGTTAATATTATACAAATGACTATGGCCCTTTCAAGTATACCAGGAATTCCAACGGAAGACGAGAATGTTAGTGAGCAGTTTATTGTGTTTTGGGAAGATTTCACAGAAACTTATATTGATGACGCCGAGGAGATGAAACCCCAATTTACTGCGGACCAGGACCAAGCTAACTTTATAGCCAAAAGAAATGAGATCTTATTAGAAGTGAGCcgtatttttttcaagaaagTGCTCTATTATCCTGCAGCGACTAAAGAGTTTCGACTGTATAGGAATTCTGTGGCAGAATTGTTTGGTTCACTTTACTCATTAATGGGCGTTTCCTTGTATTCGAGTATCTGTGATTTGATATGTTTCAACTTGGATCAGCAAGACAGAACAACAGAAACTTTTCAGAATTTAGAAGCTGGTctatatttaatttataaaattacCTCAGACATTTATTTTCATGATGACcatgaagaagatgatttTGGTAAAGTGACATTGACACcattaataaatgaaatgtTTAACAAACATTTGGTGTCAGTGGTCGAAGGTGCTCCGGAATTTGTAACTAAACAACTTCAAATTACACTTTTGAATGTGATGTCTGTTTTACCCTTTTTTTACAGGAATGAAGTAGGAAGTCAACACCTTCCTGCaacttttaatttcttattcaatataattttgaatGGGGCAAATGAGACTATATCACTAATAGCATCGAGAACAGTTTACAAAATATGTCAGGATtctgaagaaaaattaattcCATTTTTACCAAATTTGGAGTTGATACTCCTCGAAATGTTGAAGAATCCAAATATCGATGATACTATTCGGGAAAGAATGACCCATTCGTACATTTCGATTGCGAGGGCTACCAAGAATCCAGTTGATTGGGGTAACAGGGTGCATGGGGTGTTGATGGAAATCGAGTCTTGTTATAGCAGTTTGAATGAGGAACTAGAAGCTTACGCAGTTAGTTTGATTTCATGCATCAGTGAGATGAGCAATGCAAGTCTATTGCCTGAGGATGTTGAAGATTATCTTACTTTGGAACAACTCAACATCCATAAAGCATATTGGATTGAAGATCCTTTAGAGATACGAAGCAAAgtgttgaagaatttgaaactaTTTTCGTTGGAAACTAACATGCTTTCTAGAAACTCAATCGTGACAGAAAAGTGTTGTAATGTGTTGAAGTATGGGTTTAGAGAAGAATTACCGGGTCCATTTACTTTTAgtgttgatattgtttttgaatacTTGGTAGCAAAAGTGCAAAATTGTAACACACAGTCCATTCCAATTATTCATGGTTTACTTGAGACTATTATCATCACTAGTTTCAAAACCATTAATCCAGACGCAACTGAGATTTTGTTAAATAGCATATTCATTGAAATCTATAGCACAATTGTTTCTGACGTGGATTTAGTAAAATCATCTTTGGATTTATTTACCACAATTCTTGAAAAGCGACCAGCTTTGTTATTGCAAACGCCATTTTTTAGCGATACAATTATCCCATTTGCCATTCAACCATTGTATTTACACGAAATATTTGTTGTCAAGTCAGTGACAAAGTTCTGGAATACTGCTATAACATTGAAGAAAGGCAATAGTAACGATCACCAACAAATCAAGGACATCATCAACAGCAGTATACAGAATACTACAATTGGtgttttgttgattgaaGCTTTGTTATCAGGGTTTGTTCTGGCACCCAGGTCAGCCATTGAGTATTATTTCCCGTTGTTTCGGACGTTGATAGCGAGGATGCCATTGGAGGTAAAGAATTGGATCAGGCATGTCTTGCTTAATAGTTCAATGGGCAAGGCACCTTTGGACAGCAAGGAATCAGAGACATTCCTTAATAAACTATTGTTAACAAGAGGACAAAGACAAGCGAACGATGTGCTTCGCGATTATTGGCTACAAGTAAACAAACTAACAAATTTcataaaatatatataa
- the ARO8 gene encoding bifunctional 2-aminoadipate transaminase/aromatic-amino-acid:2-oxoglutarate transaminase (Aromatic transaminase of the Ehrlich fusel oil pathway of aromatic alcohol biosynthesis; Rim101 independent alkaline induction; protein abundance affected by URA3 expression in CAI-4 strain; Gcn4-regulated; stationary phase enriched) yields MTSDTKPQAKDLTHLLSNESKARQTSPLKGIFKYYKQPGITFLGGGLPLSDYFPFEKVTADIPTPSFSGGIGAPIEGENKTTIEVFKKAADNVPDQIELARSLQYGSTFGSPEFLQFIKEHTDMVHKVPYENWDVIVSVGNTEAWDSTLRTFCSKGDTILVEEYTFSSALESANGQGVNTVPVTMDEFGIIPEKLEELMSRWVGNKPKFLYTICTGQNPTGSSLSAERRKQIYDIACKYDFLIIEDEPYYFLQMETYTKDKAAREGKAVHDHDEFLKALVPSFISLDVEGRVVRLDSFSKVLAPGLRLGWIVGQKDLLERYVRLHEVSVQNPSGLSEALANALLRKWGHSGYLDWLIGLRAEYTHKRDVAIDALDQFVPKEVSSFNPPVAGMFFTVTLDASKHPKYKEFLEDPLKVEAAVHEQAIKQGCLLAPGSWFKAEGQSSPPQKNLPANPSHKTHIFFRGTYAAVPLDQLVVGLEKFGKAVRAEFGL; encoded by the coding sequence ATGACTAGTGATACAAAGCCACAGGCTAAAGATTTGACACATTTGTTATCAAATGAATCCAAAGCAAGACAGACCTCGCCATTGAAAGgtattttcaaatactaCAAACAACCTGGTATTACATTTTTAGGAGGTGGTTTGCCGTTGTCGGATTATTTCCCGTTTGAAAAAGTAACTGCTGATATTCCAACACCGTCGTTCAGTGGTGGAATTGGTGCCCCTATTGAAGGTGAGAATAAAACCACAATTGAAGTGTTCAAAAAAGCTGCCGATAACGTTCCAGaccaaattgaattggCCAGAAGTTTACAGTATGGTAGCACATTTGGTCTGCCAGAGTTTCTTCAGTTTATCAAAGAGCATACCGACATGGTCCACAAAGTTCCTTATGAGAATTGGGATGTGATTGTTTCGGTGGGGAACACCGAAGCTTGGGATAGCACATTGAGAACATTTTGTAGCAAAGGGGACACCATCTTGGTTGAAGAGTACACTTTCTCATCGGCCCTTGAGTCAGCCAACGGACAAGGTGTCAATACTGTTCCAGTTACCATGGATGAATTCGGTATAATCCCTgaaaaattagaagaattAATGAGTCGCTGGGTTGGcaacaaaccaaaattCTTGTATACCATCTGTACTGGACAAAACCCTACTGGATCCTCATTAAGTGCcgaaagaagaaaacaaatttatgACATTGCCTGTAAATACGATTTCTTGATCATCGAAGACGAGCCTTACTACTTTTTGCAAATGGAAACGTACACTAAGGACAAGGCAGCAAGAGAAGGTAAGGCTGTTCACGATCACGATGAGTTTTTAAAAGCATTGGTTCCTTCTTTTATTTCCCTTGATGTCGAAGGTAGAGTTGTGAGATTGGATTCGTTCTCAAAAGTTCTTGCACCTGGGTTGAGATTGGGCTGGATTGTGGGTCAAAAGGACTTGTTGGAGAGATACGTTCGTTTGCATGAGGTGTCTGTGCAAAATCCATCTGGGCTTTCAGAAGCTTTAGCCAATGCGTTGTTGCGCAAATGGGGCCATTCGGGTTATTTGGATTGGCTTATTGGTTTAAGAGCAGAGTATACCCACAAACGTGACGTTGCAATTGATGCCTTGGACCAGTTTGTTCCAAAAGAGGTTTCGTCATTCAACCCACCGGTAGCAGGTATGTTTTTCACTGTCACCCTTGATGCTTCCAAACATCCAAAGTATAAAGAGTTTTTGGAAGATCCTTTGAAAGTTGAAGCTGCCGTGCACGAACAGGCCATTAAACAAGGATGTTTGTTGGCACCTGGGTCATGGTTCAAAGCAGAGGGCCAGTCATCTCCTCCTCAAAAGAATTTGCCAGCTAACCCATCACACAAAACCCACATATTTTTCAGAGGTACTTACGCTGCAGTTCCATTGGACCAGTTGGTTGTAGGTTTAGAAAAGTTTGGTAAAGCTGTCAGAGCCGAGTTTGGATTGTAA